TATCCACCAGTTTGTCGGCGGTTTGCGCGCAGACAATCAGTGCGCCGGTGCGGTCGCAGTACAGGCCGAAGTTCTTCGAGCAGGAACTGGTGATCAGCACCTCCGGCAATTCGGCGGCGAACAGCCGGGTCGACCAGGCATCTTGCTCCAGACCGTCGCCAAAGCCCTGATAAGCGAAGTCGATCAGTGGCAGCAAATCGCGACTGCGCACCACGTCCAGCACTCGACGCCAATCGTCATGGGACAGATCGAAACCGGTCGGGTTGTGGCAGCAGGCATGCAGCAGCACCACATCGCCCTTGGGGGCTTCATTGAGCACCGCCAGCATCGCTTCCACATCGAGACGGTTATCGCTGCCCACGTACGGGTAATGACTGACCTTGACCCCGGCCGCCGCGAAAATGGTTTCGTGGATCGGCCAGGTCGGACTGCTCAACCACACGCCACGGCCCGGCAGGCATTGGGCGATGAAGTCGGCGCTCAAACGCAGTGCGCCAGTGCCGCCCGGCGTTTGAGTGGCGCCGGCCCGTTGTTCGGCGATCAGCGCCGAATCAGCGCCAAGCACCAACTCGTTGATGACCTTGCCGAACGCTACGCTGCCGTGGCCGCCAATGTAGGTCTTGGTGGATTGACGATCTACCAGGCGCTGCTCGGCGAGCTTTACCGCTTCGGGGATTGGCGTCAGGCCTTGGGCGTCTTTATAGACACCCACGCCGAGGTCGAATTTGCGCGGGTTGGGGTCCAGCGCGTAGGCCTCCATCAGGCCGAGAATCGGGTCGCCGGGTACTCGACCGATGGCATCGAAATGCATTATTTGCGGCCCTCGGCGTTCTTCGCCACTTCGTCGGTGCGTGCGGCCATGATGAAGTCGTTGCGGTGCAGGCCTTTGATGGAGTGGCTCCACCAGGTCACGGTGACTTTGCCCCACTCGGTCAGCAGGCCAGGGTGATGACCTTCGGCCTCGGAGATTTCACCGACGGCGTTGGTGAACGCCAGCGCGTGTTTGAAATTCTTGAACAGGAAAACTTTTTCCAGCTGCATCACGCTGTCGCGGACTTCGATGTTCCAGTCAGGGATCTGCTTGATCAGGATCGGCAATTCTTCGTCGCTGACCTGAGGGGCATCGGCGCGGCAGGCTTCGCAATGGGCTTGGTTCAGAGCGTTCATGGTGGGTTCCTGAATTCGATTCTTGTTGGAAATTACTATCTTTGCGCGTAAGTCGCGAGCGGGATCTGCTCAGGCC
The window above is part of the Pseudomonas sp. B21-048 genome. Proteins encoded here:
- a CDS encoding amino acid aminotransferase yields the protein MHFDAIGRVPGDPILGLMEAYALDPNPRKFDLGVGVYKDAQGLTPIPEAVKLAEQRLVDRQSTKTYIGGHGSVAFGKVINELVLGADSALIAEQRAGATQTPGGTGALRLSADFIAQCLPGRGVWLSSPTWPIHETIFAAAGVKVSHYPYVGSDNRLDVEAMLAVLNEAPKGDVVLLHACCHNPTGFDLSHDDWRRVLDVVRSRDLLPLIDFAYQGFGDGLEQDAWSTRLFAAELPEVLITSSCSKNFGLYCDRTGALIVCAQTADKLVDIRSQLANIARNLWSTPPDHGAAVVATILGDPELKGRWADEVEAMRLRIAQLRSGLVEALEPHGLRERFAHIGVQRGMFSYTGLSPEQVKQLREHHSVYMVSSGRANVAGIDATRLDLLAEAIADVCK
- a CDS encoding 4a-hydroxytetrahydrobiopterin dehydratase, which codes for MNALNQAHCEACRADAPQVSDEELPILIKQIPDWNIEVRDSVMQLEKVFLFKNFKHALAFTNAVGEISEAEGHHPGLLTEWGKVTVTWWSHSIKGLHRNDFIMAARTDEVAKNAEGRK